In Arachis hypogaea cultivar Tifrunner chromosome 2, arahy.Tifrunner.gnm2.J5K5, whole genome shotgun sequence, a genomic segment contains:
- the LOC112730432 gene encoding uncharacterized protein, with amino-acid sequence MSSANSFSPRRSFSPSDDDKQEILDTASSAASPPRYDPLNPCYKPGILDTIYKDLPPPSSQPKSAAAIAARVPYAGYTITEPIIPSNWPGYLNPPPPEDKELSEEEKQRIFERRCHWHILAMKHYNDTRKEGEDEYKLSTSSIPKRMVQYYSLGFLHKLMWEGKPISTEKSDSAKYFFGAVHEMNPDEMHVAYAKRLKPDRFLDLDPALLPTRCERCDIKDHDDFRITPSRDTNRNEGGGMEEEMHKKKNRDDAAVIEDETPKKKAKFEEGSEKMDDMSSEPSKE; translated from the exons ATGTCATCGGCAAATTCCTTCTCACCACGAAGAAGCTTTTCGCCGTCAGA TGATGACAAACAAGAAATTCTTGACACGGCATCATCAGCAGCATCACCTCCTCGTTATGATCCACTCAATCCTTGTTATAAACCAGGCATTCTCGATACAATTTACAAGGATCTTCCACCTCCTTCTTCCCAACCTAAGTCAGCAGCAGCAATAGCAGCCAGAGTCCCCTATGCAGGCTATACTATTACTGAACCAATAATCCCTTCGAATTGGCCCGGGTATCTTAATCCTCCTCCCCCCGAAGACAAAGAGCTATCTGA AGAAGAGAAACAAAGGATTTTTGAGCGTCGTTGTCATTGGCATATTTTGGCTATGAAACACTACAATGACACACGAAAGGAAGGG GAAGATGAGTATAAGCTTTCGACGTCCTCGATTCCCAAGAGAATGGTTCAATATTATAGTCTTGGCTTCCTTCATAAGTTGATGTGGGAGGGGAAGCCTATATCAACCGAAAAGTCCGATTCTGCCAAGTATTTTTTTGGTGCAGTCCATGAAATGAATCCTGATGAAATGCACGTAGCATATGCCAAACGACTTAAACCAG ATCGTTTCTTGGATCTTGATCCTGCTCTACTTCCTACACGCTGTGAGAGATGTGATATTAAGGATCATGATGACTTTAG AATCACACCGTCTAGGGACACCAACCGTAATGAAGGTGGTGGTATGGAAGAAGAGATGCACAAAAAGAAGAATCGTGATGATGCTGCTGTTATTGAAGATGAGACACCTAAAAAAAAGGCAAAATTTGAAGAAGGCTCGGAGAAG ATGGATGATATGAGCAGTGAGCCATCTAAAGAATAA
- the LOC112730441 gene encoding uncharacterized protein, with translation MAKKSQRRSIRYEKDKSGCMWGFISMFDFRHGHSTRKLIADRRRSNKHVIGGVPSKNKFEMLSDLDEVSHGNFDTVESKRPTVKTGAVKHSVKKLIEEEMFIDQTTEKDVYNAKVEPNGSRLRCEVPQQTDYKRKKKSSSKSCDMDIDNLNLDATMKSKYLHNQHSRRQSKDDLDLDNIIEEFCHFKESCSVKHGNDRGVHSQSNQKHAISENIAREVIHEFVNQMILNGKDLAEARKYLHSHELMEALQFISSDKELFLALLQNPNSLLLKCIQEFAKSHGRDNNEYSSVTCSNFTEQDLGNEEQTRETVNHKKHNFFRKKTKSQPKNPTNENGKTETSNRIVILKPGSMGLQSSETRNNIASSLQSHDTAKHSSPSARGSSHFSLTDLKNKLKHAMGREKHASPEGISKRYPAECQRPSNKAILKDNVGMRSPNKDHFFLEKIARPTKLKDPELIVEQESGSYKKKRASHLYTEAKKHLSEMIGSGDENMDMSSRQISKTLGRILSLPDYNFSPFGSPSRCWEHHFLTEQTRFSTSDKTWEAYDNMSPRQATFVNNLAQETDNPEKQSTICDRSSNNLVREIKLESNFPDELSHVDKAEGYCAVKDEIVVEGDVESEKEINILESFSEPIRLSIRNEDQSCDILEITEDGIGENQQSTPPSSSHSSFTKKTEELESGAEMCGRPSPVSVLDTPFIEDEISPGYSEYQPIQVAVQPLNIEFEEQDYSPVNQIQKGKYCLEENELIYKYIKAVLQASELTMDQLLMKCHSSDKILDPSLFDQEELPANQLCHDQKLLYDCINEVLMEVCWHYFAVSPFVSFVKNLSIRPSPNMKVVIVKVWEAMCWHFLPLPPPRTLDKIVRKDMEKSSMWMDLRFDAEAVGFEMGEIILAELMEDTILSCTYLD, from the exons ATGGCAAAGAAGTCTCAGAGGCGCTCCATCCGGTATGAGAAAGACAAGTCAGGGTGTATGTGGGGATTTATTAGTATGTTTGATTTCCGCCATGGTCACTCAACTCGCAAGTTGATTGCGGATAGAAGGCGAAGCAACAAGCATGTTATTG GAGGTGTGCCTTCGAAGAACAAGTTTGAGATGTTGAGCGATTTGGATGAAGTTTCTCATGGCAATTTT GACACTGTAGAGAGTAAGAGGCCAACAGTGAAAACTGGTGCTGTTAAGCATAGTGTGAAGAAACTTATAGAAGAAGAGATGTTCATTGATCAAACCACAGAGAAGGATGTATATAATGCCAAAGTAGAACCAAATGGATCCAGATTAAGATGTGAAGTTCCGCAGCAGACGGattacaaaaggaaaaagaaatctAGCAGTAAAAGCTGTGATATGGACATTGATAATCTGAATTTGGATGCAACCATGAAATCCAAGTACTTGCATAATCAACACTCTCGGCGGCAATCAAAAGATGATCTTGATCTGGATAACATAATTGAAGAGTTTTGTCACTTTAAAGAGTCTTGTTCTGTGAAGCATGGCAATGATAGAGGAGTTCATAGTCAGTCAAACCAGAAGCATGCAATTTCTGAAAACATTGCAAGAGAGGTAATTCATGAATTTGTGAATCAGATGATACTGAATGGCAAAGATCTGGCAGAAGCTAGAAAATACCTTCATTCCCATGAACTTATGGAAGCACTTCAGTTTATAAGCTCAGACAAGGAATTGTTTCTTGCACTTCTACAAAACCCAAATTCACTTTTGTTGAAATGTATACAAGAGTTTGCGAAATCTCATGGGAGAGATAACAATGAATATAGTTCTGTTACTTGTTCCAACTTCACTGAACAAGATCTTGGAAATGAGGAACAAACAAGGGAGACTGTAAACCACAAGAAGCATAACTTCTTCAGGAAAAAAACAAAGTCTCAGCCGAAAAATCCAACAAATGAGAATGGCAAAACTGAGACTTCAAATAGAATTGTAATTCTGAAGCCTGGATCAATGGGGTTGCAAAGTTCTGAAACCAGAAACAACATTGCCTCATCCCTGCAATCTCATGATACTGCCAAACACAGCAGTCCTTCTGCAAGAGGTAGTTCACATTTTTCGCTTACAGATTTAAAAAACAAGTTGAAGCATGCAATGGGGAGAGAGAAACATGCAAGTCCTGAAGGCATCTCAAAAAGATACCCTGCTGAATGTCAAAGGCCCAGCAACAAAGCCATTCTTAAAGACAATGTTGGAATGAGATCTCCTAACAAAGATCATTTCTTCCTTGAGAAAATTGCAAGGCCTACTAAACTGAAAGATCCGGAGTTGATTGTCGAGCAAGAAAGTGGTAGTTATAAAAAGAAAAGGGCATCTCACTTATACACTGAGGCCAAGAAGCATCTGTCTGAGATGATAGGTAGTGGTGATGAGAACATGGACATGTCGAGTAGGCAGATTTCCAAGACCCTTGGGAGAATTCTGTCCCTTCCGGACTACAACTTTTCGCCCTTTGGCAGTCCTTCAAGGTGTTGGGAGCATCATTTTTTGACTGAACAGACAAGATTTTCTACCTCGGATAAAACTTGGGAGGCTTATGACAACATGTCCCCCAGACAGGCAACCTTTGTGAATAATTTAGCTCAGGAAACTGATAATCCAGAGAAGCAGTCAACTATATGTGACAGAAGCTCTAATAATTTAGTACGAGAAATTAAGTTGGAATCCAATTTTCCTGATGAACTTAGTCATGTTGATAAAGCAGAAGGCTACTGTGCTGTTAAAGACGAGATAGTTGTCGAAG GTGATGTAGAATCTGAAAAAGAGATCAATATCTTGGAATCTTTCTCAGAACCAATTCGCCTCAGCATTAGAAATGAGGATCAGAGTTGTGATATCTTAGAAATTACTGAG GACGGTATAGGCGAAAACCAACAATCTACCCCACCATCATCATCTCACTCCTCATTCACAAAGAAAACTGAAGAGCTAGAAAGTGGTGCAGAAATGTGTGGGAGGCCAAGTCCTGTATCTGTTCTTGATACACCATTCATAGAGGATGAAATCAGCCCCGGTTACTCCGAATATCAACCTA TTCAAGTAGCAGTACAGCCGCTAAATATTGAATTCGAAGAACAAGACTATTCACCTGTGAACCAAATCCAGAAAGGAAAATATTGCCTTGAAGAAAATGAATTGATATACAAGTACATCAAAGCAGTCCTGCAAGCCTCTGAATTGACTATGGATCAATTATTGATGAAATGCCATTCCTCGGATAAGATACTAGATCCTTCATTGTTTGATCAGGAAGAGCTTCCAGCAAACCAGCTTTGTCATGATCAGAAGCTTCTTTATGACTGTATCAATGAAGTTCTGATGGAGGTTTGTTGGCATTACTTTGCTGTCTCACCTTTTGTATCCTTTGTGAAGAATCTTAGCATAAGGCCAAGTCCAAACATGAAAGTGGTTATTGTCAAGGTTTGGGAAGCAATGTGCTGGCATTTCCTTCCCTTACCCCCGCCTCGAACTTTGGACAAAATTGTCAGGAAAGACATGGAAAAAAGTAGCATGTGGATGGATCTTCGGTTTGATGCTGAAGCCGTTGGTTTCGAAATGGGCGAGATCATTCTTGCAGAACTCATGGAGGATACAATATTGAGTTGTACATATCTGGATTAG
- the LOC140180881 gene encoding uncharacterized protein — MANPSPAASPSTAHSNLVISSHPISLKLNKENYLLWKQQVLSAIRGHNMQQHIASDSQLPPKFMSQEDEVRGILNPEFLVWQQKDQLLLTWLLSSISEPMLVHFFSCNQSKQLWDEIHHFFYSLAGARAHQYLSELRDIKKGSRTVNEYLLHIKLLVAALAFAKRPITTEEHIKIILDGLPREYNNFVLLVTTVDNQFSGLTIPKLESLLLILEAWFDERHKDNANDAFSGNVALNQSFRQSRSFNPSMNPPDLHAAGFACSGGYQAPVAPAHGGRIGNSGPQDCSGGQFGGSRVVICQVCGRHGHEAAACYDLIFQPSRTYQQFGLQHPGGYMAPLPLSQRQFLSEVHPTAYPSSYAYPQYY; from the coding sequence ATGGCCAATCCTTCCCCCGCTGCATCTCCGTCCACTGCGCACTCAAATCTTGTCATTTCTTCTCACCCGATTTCATTGAAACTCAACAAGGAGAACTATCTTCTTTGGAAACAGCAAGTGTTGTCTGCGATTCGTGGCCATAATATGCAGCAACACATTGCTAGCGATTCCCAACTTCCACCGAAGTTCATGTCTCAAGAAGACGAAGTTCGTGGTATTCTGAATCCTGAATTTCTTGTATGGCAACAAAAGGACCAGCTCCTGCTAACATGGCTTCTGTCGTCAATATCTGAGCCAATGCTTGTGCATTTTTTTAGCTGCAATCAATCAAAGCAGCTGTGGGATGAAATCCACCATTTTTTTTATTCCCTGGCTGGAGCAAGAGCTCATCAGTATCTTTCAGAGTTGCGGGACATCAAAAAGGGTTCTCGCACAGTGAACGAGTACCTTCTCCACATCAAACTCCTGGTGGCCGCATTAGCCTTCGCCAAAAGACCGATCACGACCGAAGAACACATCAAAATTATCTTGGACGGGCTTCCTCGAGAGTATAATAATTTTGTCCTCTTAGTAACGACTGTCGATAACCAATTCAGTGGATTGACTATACCTAAACTCGAATCACTTCTGCTTATCCTCGAAGCATGGTTCGATGAGCGTCACAAGGATAACGCCAATGATGCATTTTCAGGTAATGTTGCACTTAACCAGTCTTTTCGGCAATCACGCTCTTTTAATCCTTCCATGAATCCACCTGATTTGCATGCTGCTGGCTTTGCTTGTTCTGGTGGGTATCAAGCACCAGTAGCTCCTGCTCATGGAGGCAGAATTGGAAATTCTGGACCTCAAGACTGTAGTGGCGGACAATTTGGTGGGTCTAGAGTTGTTATCTGTCAAGTATGTGGCAGGCATGGTCATGAGGCTGCCGCATGTTATGATCTAATCTTTCAACCTTCACGTACATATCAGCAATTCGGTCTCCAACACCCTGGTGGTTACATGGCTCCTCTTCCACTCTCACAGCGTCAATTTCTGTCAGAAGTTCACCCTACAGCCTATCCCTCTTCATATGCATACCCTCAATATTATTGA